From a region of the Desmodus rotundus isolate HL8 chromosome 7, HLdesRot8A.1, whole genome shotgun sequence genome:
- the PAX9 gene encoding paired box protein Pax-9: MEPAFGEVNQLGGVFVNGRPLPNAIRLRIVELAQLGIRPCDISRQLRVSHGCVSKILARYNETGSILPGAIGGSKPRVTTPTVVKHIRTYKQRDPGIFAWEIRDRLLADGVCDKYNVPSVSSISRILRNKIGNLAQQGHYDSYKQHQPAPQPALPYNHIYSYPSPITAAAAKVPTPPGVPAIPGSVAMPRTWPSSHSVTDILGIRSITDQGVSDSSPYHSPKVEEWSSLGRNNFPAAAPHAVNGLEKGALEQEAKYGQAPNGLPAVSSFVSASSMAPYPTPAQVSPYMTYSAAPSGYVAGHGWQHASGTPLSPHNCDIPASLAFKGMQAAREGSHSVTASAL; this comes from the exons ATGG AGCCAGCCTTTGGGGAGGTGAACCAGCTGGGAGGAGTATTCGTGAACGGGAGGCCGCTGCCCAACGCCATCCGGCTTCGCATCGTGGAACTGGCCCAACTGGGCATCAGACCGTGTGACATCAGCCGCCAGCTACGGGTCTCTCACGGCTGCGTCAGCAAGATCCTGGCACGCTACAACGAGACAGGCTCGATCTTGCCTGGAGCCATCGGGGGCAGCAAGCCTCGGGTCACTACCCCCACTGTAGTGAAGCACATCCGGACCTACAAGCAGAGGGACCCCGGCATCTTCGCCTGGGAGATCCGGGACCGCCTACTGGCGGACGGCGTGTGTGACAAGTACAACGTGCCCTCGGTGAGCTCCATCAGCCGCATCCTGCGTAACAAGATCGGCAACTTGGCGCAACAGGGCCATTACGACTCATACAAACAGCACCAGCCTGCACCGCAGCCGGCACTGCCCTATAACCACATCTACTCCTACCCCAGCCCCATCACGGCGGCCGCCGCTAAGGTGCCCACCCCACCCGGGGTGCCCGCCATCCCCGGCTCGGTGGCCATGCCGCGCACCTGGCCGTCCTCCCACTCCGTCACCGACATCCTGGGCATTCGCTCCATCACCGACCAAG GAGTGAGCGACAGCTCCCCCTACCACAGCCCCAAGGTGGAGGAGTGGAGCAGCCTGGGACGAAACAACTTCCCCGCCGCGGCCCCGCACGCGGTGAATGGGCTGGAGAAGGGAGCGTTGGAGCAAGAAGCCAAGTACGGTCAG GCACCAAATGGCCTCCCGGCTGTGAGCAGTTTCGTGTCAGCGTCCTCCATGGCTCCTTACCCGACCCCGGCCCAAGTGTCACCTTACATGACCTACAGCGCGGCTCCTTCTGGTTATGTTGCTGGACACGGGTGGCAACATGCCAGTGGCACCCCACTTTCCCCCCACAACTGTGACATTCCCGCATCGCTGGCGTTCAAGGGGATGCAGGCAGCCAGAGAAGGTAGTCACTCTGTCACCGCCTCTGCTCTCTGA